A region of Haliotis asinina isolate JCU_RB_2024 chromosome 9, JCU_Hal_asi_v2, whole genome shotgun sequence DNA encodes the following proteins:
- the LOC137296557 gene encoding serine-rich adhesin for platelets-like, which translates to MERNWQCVLLLLASVVHVSRCAACPAECSVCGTDAGTGDIISVECTGYSPINLDASIKVAKLSDFALRSTELTVNYFQGKANLEYVQLKNFGIETLASDVFVDNTALTTLDLSVNNIVTITTTTFTSSPSLTELILDSNALTTVDDNAFSTISGLQKLSLANNNISNLSDNVLYGLRNLKQLDLSNNKLTSISSIALSMASTLTSLDLSGNYISSLGALQFNNLISLSVLSIQKNDISSISGDAFNGTSIAYLDISDNNIHAVPFNSLSAIKDTLNTLKLAGNTISRIDESKLIGYTLDILDFSNNSLSSLGPLVFDGAVINVTNLENNNIESFSADLLTFLSQSSSVYLSGNPWLCDCDTMWLTQSVRDAPYKFLSENASDPVCASPSKYVGTSLQTVARNLEEECLTTTPPTTVETTTLPTCPLECSNCETDPVSGQIVKVVCSGISPRALPNTLKEMILSDYQVRSGALDTILFAGKVLLERVELKNFGIESLASDVFSDNTNLTVLRLEQNPMSTLTSSMFASVSNLQELYLNNNSITSVPDDVFSSLGNLKKLGLAGNLLNTISENAFRRLNSLQSLDVSDNQLRRVNPTPLQNILSVRSLNFTGNNIASLNVGDLANLANLQTLYLSENQIDHVDADVFRGMPLEELDMNTNILSAVPSSIRDVSSTLKILNLSKNRIQNIAAGELNNLNLDLLDLSNNSLTSFDTPMIGNSNINVTSLENNNIESFSADLLTFLSKSSSVYLSGNPWLCDCDTMWLTQSVRDAPYKFLSENASDPVCASPSKYVGTSLHSVARNLEEECLTTTPPTTVETTTLPTCPLECSNCETDPVSGQIVKVVCSGISPRALPNTLKEMILSDYQVRSGALDTILFAGKVLLERVELKNFGIESLASDVFSDNTNLTVLRLEQNPMSTLTSSMFASVSNLQELYLNNNSITSVPDDVFSSLGNLKKLGLAGNLLNTISENAFRRLNSLQSLDVSDNQLRRVNPTPLQNILSVRSLNFTGNNIASLNVGDLANLANLQTLYLSENQIDHVDADVFRGMPLEELDMNTNVLSAVPSSIRDVSSTLKILNLSKNRIQNIAAGELNNLNLDLLDLSNNSLTSFDTPMIGNSNINVTSLENNNIESFSADLLTFLSKSSSVYLSGNPWLCDCDTMWLTQSVRDAPYKFLSENASDPVCASPSKYVGTSLQTVARNLEEECLTTTPPTTVETTTLPTCPLECSNCETDPVSGQIVKVVCSGISPRALPNTLKEMILSDYQVRSGALDTILFAGKVLLERVELKNFGIESLASDVFSDNTNLTVLRLEQNPMSTLTSSMFASVSNLQELYLNNNSITSVPDDVFSSLGNLKKLGLAGNLLNTISENAFRRLNSLQSLDVSDNQLRRVNPTPLQNILSVRSLNFTGNNIASLNVGDLANLANLQTLYLSENQIDHVDADVFRGMPLEELDMNTNILSAVPSSIRDVSSTLKILNLSKNRIQNIAAGELNNLNLDLLDLSNNSLTSFDTPMIGNSNINVTSLENNNIESFSADLLTFLSKSSSVYLSGNPWLCDCDTMWLTQSVRDAPYKFLSENASDPVCASPSKYVGTSLQTVARNLEEECLTTTPPTTVETTTLPTCPLECSNCETDPVSGQIVKVVCSGISPRALPNTLKEMILSDYQVRSGALDTILFAGKVLLERVELKNFGIESLASDVFSDNTNLTVLRLEQNPMSTLTSSMFASVSNLQELYLNNNSITSVPDDVFSSLGNLKKLGLAGNLLNTISENAFRRLNSLQSLDVSDNQLRRVNPTPLQNILSVRSLNFTGNNIASLNVGDLANLANLQTLYLSENQIDHVDADVLRGMPLEELDMNTNILSAVPSSIRDVSSTLKILNLSKNRIQSIAAGELNNLNLDLLDLSNNSLTSFDTSMIGNSNINVTTLENNNIESFSADLLTFLSQSSSVYLSGNPWLCDCDTMWLTQSVRDAPYKFLFENASDPVCASPSKYVGTSLQTVARNLEEECLTTTPPTTVETTTLPTCPLECSKCETDPVSGQIVKVVCSGISPVVVPNTVQEMTLSDYVIRGGIMDGSFLANKGNLKSVTLTNYGITSFATGTFRDTPLLQRVTVSNSNLAVIPENVFENMTSLQQVSLTGNRLTELSFSTLTNLSSLMFLDLSNNSFTSFDSSSMATATSLQGLSLAQNKLTSLTSQMFSSLQSLQILILFDNQISQISDQAFADTPLIQLNLANNNLTSFPSRALNSVSNSLRIIDIADNMISQLENFVCPGLELSELILAGNRISTIDDNAFVNCTVGITDLEANSLTTVSPFFKDFVLRSDSVYISENPWVCDCNSAWFAEFIRDIGSVKYKRFTDAPDPDCGSPSDFERTYLKDAAGRLEVLCQSTTILPSTDHLTSDVFMPSSIVLAASSAEVTHLSVSNTESMMMSDLAYSAGSQTDVLSISVSTHPNIVVSLGSLDMSQSTHNPSSKDESSIQPSDVLLHTSDSIIHSVSKTGFWNTVSAGSQSVLPSHATPPLSAVVSSSGTAYLLDMSVAVQSSLSMYEPNTPASNLHMCSKLGDCVDTSQMTFPLSISISDNIPVQSRSQSVSDSHNPPSLMPPSDVSSVYNPRDSSQIIIPSQTASDSAVSQISQAQASYVSSLYNPGDSSQTSSQILLAPPSDVSSVYNPSDSVQMILPSQTASDIVASQISLGPPIDVSSVYHPRDSSQIIRPSQAASDSAASQISLGPPSDVSSVYNPRDSGQMILFPQTVSDSSASQILLASLSDVSSVYNPSDSNQIILPSQTASDSVASQISLGPPSDVSSVYHPRDSSQMPPSASDNPTLLVSLRPYNDVSSVYSPRISSGEAIYPSSNYFSGPSQVSPTLTGTTVSLSLSHNGESGMQTNALSSTEAPGSAGQNSATITTEFPLAPMTTMDAFGTHSSSPVTTTAPDTTSTDSIITDKTVTSTVKDTTGSTTTTDTAADSTTTSDTASGITTTSDTASGIKTTSDTATGTTTTSDTAAGITTTSDTATSITTTSDTATGTTTTSDTASGIKTTSDTATGTTTTSDTAAGITTTSDTATSITTTSDTATGTTTTSDTASGIKTTSDTATGTTTISETAAGTPTTSDTATGTTTTSDTAAGTTTTSDTASGIKTTSDTATGTTTISETAAGTPTTSDTATGTTTTADTAAGTTTSDTESGITTTSDTATGTTTTSDTATATTEKTSNGPPSTESASNSQAATIAGAVTGTVALITVCGAVIWKFKLGSKLCPKSTATTSSVPSGPSQPPTTTQPPAAQSSTTNSTGGNNNGGPQNKPANKLNDMPEVERESGFKIPKPRGIAETPPRRMVPVMIPPRARVVEQQVYHEVLQLDLSVITTHRISELTSRTSITCARACCNTDNCALFNINSNDGLCLLFSTSFSSGFNRNIPVGGRLYWRVSDKCPIAEGYMAFDNPPACYRLSRDRKTQTDAKVDCESDGGHLAVLEDLDKRQQVMEATAVFRETECVLVGLDDLDTVGTHVWADGRDLSNKFWKGGHPHFGTRCVVLCQLGIQSHICDSSSYYMCQIDLLP; encoded by the exons ATGGAACGAAACTGGCAGTGTGTGCTGCTCCTGTTGGCAAGCGTGGTTCATGTGTCTCGATGTGCTGCCTGTCCTGCAGAGTGTTCTGTATGTGGGACAGATGCCGGGACAGGGGACATCATATCTGTAGAGTGTACCGGTTATAGCCCCATCAACCTGGATGCATCTATTAAAGTCGCCAAACTTTCAGATTTTGCTTTGCGAAGCACGGAGTTGACTGTAAACTATTTTCAAGGAAAAGCAAATCTTGAATATGTTCAGTTGAAAAACTTTGGAATTGAGACTCTGGCTTCTGATGTCTTCGTGGACAACACAGCTTTGACAACGCTGGATCTGAGTGTGAACAACATTGTCACAATCACCACGACCACATTCACCAGTTCTCCATCTCTCACAGAACTCATCCTGGACAGCAACGCTCTAACAACCGTAGACGACAACGCGTTTAGCACAATAAGCGGGTTACAGAAACTCAGTTTGGCTAATAATAACATTTCCAACCTGAGTGATAATGTATTGTATGGTTTAAGAAACCTGAAACAGTTGGATCTGTCTAACAATAAACTCACTTCTATCAGCAGTATTGCCTTGTCGATGGCTAGTACATTAACGTCACTGGACTTGTCGGGCAACTACATTTCGTCTTTGGGTGCACTCCAGTTCAATAACCTTATATCTCTCTCAGTACTCAGTATTCAGAAGAATGACATATCGAGCATTAGTGGTGATGCTTTCAATGGCACATCCATAGCATATCTGGACATCTCCGACAACAACATTCATGCCGTACCGTTTAACTCCCTTTCAGCTATCAAAGATACGTTAAACACTCTCAAATTAGCCGGTAATACAATATCAAGAATTGATGAATCCAAACTCATAGGATACACACTAGACATTCTTGACTTTAGCAACAACTCTCTGTCATCACTGGGACCTCTTGTGTTCGATGGTGCAGTCATCAATGTGACCAACCTTGAAAATAACAACATTGAATCCTTCTCAGCTGATCTATTGACTTTTCTTTCTCAGTCGTCCAGTGTTTATCTGTCTGGCAATCCCTGGTTGTGTGACTGTGATACAATGTGGCTGACTCAATCAGTTCGCGATGCACCCTACAAGTTCCTCTCTGAGAATGCATCCGATCCAGTTTGTGCAAGTCCCTCCAAGTATGTTGGTACCAGCCTACAAACAGTTGCCCGAAATCTGGAGGAAGAATGTTTGacaacaacaccaccaacaacagTTGAGACCACCACATTACCAACATGTCCTCTTGAATGTTCGAACTGTGAAACAGATCCAGTATCTGGTCAGATTGTGAAGGTGGTATGTTCAGGCATTTCACCAAGGGCCCTGCCTAATACTCTGAAAGAAATGATCCTATCTGACTATCAAGTGCGATCGGGGGCCCTTGACACAATTCTCTTTGCTGGCAAAGTCCTTTTGGAAAGAGTGGAACTCAAGAACTTTGGTATTGAATCCCTGGCGTCAGACGTGTTTTCAGATAATACCAATTTGACAGTTTTACGTCTAGAACAAAATCCAATGTCTACTCTTACATCAAGCATGTTTGCCAGTGTTTCCAATCTACAGGAACTGTATTTGAACAACAACAGCATCACATCTGTTCCTGACGACGTCTTCTCGAGTTTAGGAAATTTGAAGAAGCTGGGCCTTGCAGGGAACCTACTGAACACGATATCTGAGAATGCATTCCGACGTCTGAATAGTCTCCAAAGCCTGGACGTCTCTGATAATCAACTGAGACGTGTCAACCCAACCCCACTACAAAATATTCTTAGTGTGAGAAGCCTGAATTTCACTGGTAATAACATAGCTTCACTCAACGTTGGTGACTTGGCAAATCTGGCAAATTTGCAGACTTTGTATCTGTCAGAAAACCAAATTGATCATGTTGACGCTGATGTATTTCGGGGTATGCCGTTAGAAGAACTCGACATGAACACTAATATTCTTTCAGCAGTACCCTCTTCAATTCGGGATGTCTCATCCACACTGAAAATCTTAAACCTGAGCAAGAATCGTATACAAAATATTGCAGCTGGAGAACTGAATAATTTGAATCTTGATCTACTTGACCTGAGCAACAACTCTTTAACATCATTCGACACTCCTATGATTGGAAATTCAAATATTAATGTGACTAGCCTTGAAAATAACAACATTGAATCCTTCTCAGCTGATCTATTGACGTTTCTTTCTAAGTCGTCCAGTGTTTATCTGTCTGGCAATCCCTGGTTGTGTGACTGTGATACAATGTGGCTGACCCAATCAGTTCGCGATGCACCCTACAAGTTCCTCTCTGAGAATGCATCCGATCCAGTTTGTGCAAGTCCCTCCAAGTATGTTGGTACCAGCCTACACTCAGTTGCCCGAAATCTGGAGGAAGAATGTTTGacaacaacaccaccaacaacagTTGAGACCACCACATTACCAACATGTCCTCTTGAATGTTCGAACTGTGAAACGGATCCAGTATCTGGTCAGATTGTGAAGGTGGTATGTTCAGGCATTTCACCAAGGGCCCTGCCTAATACTCTGAAAGAAATGATCCTATCTGACTATCAAGTGCGATCGGGGGCCCTTGACACAATTCTCTTTGCTGGCAAAGTCCTTTTGGAAAGAGTGGAACTCAAGAACTTTGGTATTGAATCCCTGGCGTCAGACGTGTTTTCAGATAATACCAATTTGACAGTTTTACGTCTAGAACAAAATCCAATGTCTACTCTTACATCAAGCATGTTTGCCAGTGTTTCCAATCTACAGGAACTGTATTTGAACAACAACAGCATCACATCTGTTCCTGACGACGTCTTCTCGAGTTTAGGAAATTTGAAGAAGCTGGGCCTTGCAGGGAACCTACTGAACACGATATCTGAGAATGCATTCCGACGTCTGAATAGTCTCCAAAGCCTGGACGTCTCTGACAATCAACTGAGACGTGTCAACCCAACCCCACTACAAAATATTCTTAGTGTGAGAAGCCTGAATTTCACTGGTAACAACATAGCTTCACTCAACGTTGGTGACTTGGCAAATCTGGCAAATTTGCAGACTTTGTATCTGTCAGAAAACCAAATTGATCATGTTGACGCTGATGTATTTCGGGGTATGCCGTTAGAAGAACTCGACATGAACACTAATGTTCTTTCAGCAGTACCCTCTTCAATTCGGGATGTCTCATCCACACTGAAAATCTTAAACCTGAGCAAGAATCGTATACAAAATATTGCAGCTGGAGAACTGAATAATTTGAATCTTGATCTACTGGACCTGAGCAACAACTCTTTAACATCATTCGACACTCCTATGATTGGAAATTCAAATATTAATGTGACTAGCCTTGAAAATAACAACATTGAATCCTTCTCAGCTGATCTATTGACGTTTCTTTCTAAGTCGTCCAGTGTTTATCTGTCTGGCAATCCCTGGTTGTGTGACTGTGATACAATGTGGCTGACCCAATCAGTTCGCGATGCACCCTACAAGTTCCTCTCTGAGAATGCATCCGATCCAGTTTGTGCAAGTCCCTCCAAGTATGTTGGTACCAGCCTACAAACAGTTGCCCGAAATCTGGAGGAAGAATGTTTGacaacaacaccaccaacaacagTTGAGACCACCACATTACCAACATGTCCTCTTGAATGTTCGAACTGTGAAACGGATCCAGTATCTGGTCAGATTGTGAAGGTGGTATGTTCAGGCATTTCACCAAGGGCCCTGCCTAATACTCTGAAAGAAATGATCCTATCTGACTATCAAGTGCGATCGGGGGCCCTTGACACAATTCTCTTTGCTGGCAAAGTCCTTTTGGAAAGAGTGGAACTCAAGAACTTTGGTATTGAATCCCTGGCGTCAGACGTGTTTTCAGATAATACCAATTTGACAGTTTTACGTCTAGAACAAAATCCAATGTCTACTCTTACATCAAGCATGTTTGCCAGTGTTTCCAATCTACAGGAACTGTATTTGAACAACAACAGCATCACATCTGTTCCTGACGACGTCTTCTCGAGTTTAGGAAATTTGAAGAAGCTGGGCCTTGCAGGGAACCTACTGAACACGATATCTGAGAATGCATTCCGACGTCTGAATAGTCTCCAAAGCCTGGACGTCTCTGACAATCAACTGAGACGTGTCAACCCAACCCCACTACAAAATATTCTTAGTGTGAGAAGCCTGAATTTCACTGGTAACAACATAGCTTCACTCAACGTTGGTGACTTGGCAAATCTGGCAAATTTGCAGACTTTGTATCTGTCAGAAAACCAAATTGATCATGTTGACGCTGATGTATTTCGGGGTATGCCGTTAGAAGAACTCGACATGAACACTAATATTCTTTCAGCAGTACCCTCTTCAATTCGGGATGTCTCATCCACACTGAAAATCTTAAACCTGAGCAAGAATCGTATACAAAATATTGCAGCTGGAGAACTGAATAATTTGAATCTTGATCTACTTGACCTGAGCAACAACTCTTTAACATCATTCGACACTCCTATGATTGGAAATTCAAATATTAATGTGACTAGCCTTGAAAATAACAACATTGAATCCTTCTCAGCTGATCTATTGACGTTTCTTTCTAAGTCGTCCAGTGTTTATCTGTCTGGCAATCCCTGGTTGTGTGACTGTGATACAATGTGGCTGACCCAATCAGTTCGCGATGCACCCTACAAGTTCCTCTCTGAGAATGCATCCGATCCAGTTTGTGCAAGTCCCTCCAAGTATGTTGGTACCAGCCTACAAACAGTTGCCCGAAATCTGGAGGAAGAATGTTTGacaacaacaccaccaacaacagTTGAGACCACCACATTACCAACATGTCCTCTTGAATGTTCGAACTGTGAAACGGATCCAGTATCTGGTCAGATTGTGAAGGTGGTATGTTCAGGCATTTCACCAAGGGCCCTGCCTAATACTCTGAAAGAAATGATCCTATCTGACTATCAAGTGCGATCGGGGGCCCTTGACACAATTCTCTTTGCTGGCAAAGTCCTTTTGGAAAGAGTGGAACTCAAGAACTTTGGTATTGAATCCCTGGCGTCAGACGTGTTTTCAGATAATACCAATTTGACAGTTTTACGTCTAGAACAAAATCCAATGTCTACTCTTACATCAAGCATGTTTGCCAGTGTTTCCAATCTACAGGAACTGTATTTGAACAACAACAGCATCACATCTGTTCCTGACGACGTCTTCTCGAGTTTAGGAAATTTGAAGAAGCTGGGCCTTGCAGGGAACCTACTGAACACGATATCTGAGAATGCATTCCGACGTCTGAATAGTCTCCAAAGCCTGGACGTCTCTGACAATCAACTGAGACGTGTCAACCCAACCCCACTACAAAATATTCTTAGTGTGAGAAGCCTGAATTTCACTGGTAATAACATAGCTTCACTCAACGTTGGTGACTTGGCAAATCTGGCAAATTTGCAGACTTTGTATCTGTCAGAAAACCAAATTGATCATGTTGACGCTGATGTATTACGGGGTATGCCGTTAGAAGAACTCGACATGAACACTAATATTCTTTCAGCAGTACCCTCTTCAATTCGGGATGTCTCATCCACACTGAAAATCTTAAACCTGAGCAAGAATCGTATACAAAGTATTGCAGCTGGAGAACTGAATAATTTGAATCTTGATCTACTTGACCTGAGCAACAACTCTTTAACATCATTCGACACTTCTATGATTGGAAATTCAAATATTAATGTGACTACCCTTGAAAATAACAACATTGAATCCTTCTCAGCTGATCTATTGACTTTTCTTTCTCAGTCGTCCAGTGTTTATCTGTCTGGCAATCCCTGGTTGTGTGACTGTGATACAATGTGGCTGACTCAATCAGTTCGCGATGCACCCTACAAGTTTCTCTTTGAGAATGCATCCGATCCAGTTTGTGCAAGTCCCTCCAAGTATGTTGGTACCAGCTTACAAACAGTTGCCCGAAATCTGGAGGAAGAATGTTTGacaacaacaccaccaacaacagTTGAGACCACCACATTACCAACATGTCCTCTTGAATGTTCGAAATGTGAAACGGATCCAGTATCTGGTCAGATTGTGAAGGTGGTATGTTCAGGCATTTCACCAGTGGTAGTGCCAAACAcagtacaggaaatgactttgTCTGATTACGTGATCCGAGGTGGAATAATGGATGGCAGTTTCTTAGCAAACAAAGGAAACTTAAAGTCTGTCACACTTACGAACTATGGAATAACATCATTTGCTACAGGAACATTTAGGGATACCCCCCTCTTACAGAGAGTTACAGTTTCCAATAGCAATTTGGCAGTCATACCAGAGAATGTCTTCGAAAACATGACTTCATTGCAACAAGTGAGTCTTACTGGAAACAGGCTGACTGAACTATCCTTCAGCACGTTGACAAATCTCAGTAGTTTAATGTTTCTAGATCTATCCAACAATTCCTTTACATCGTTTGATTCATCATCTATGGCGACTGCCACTTCTCTACAGGGGTTGAGTCTTGCACAGAATAAACTCACTTCCCTGACGTCCCAAATGTTTAGCAGCCTACAAAGTTTACAGatactgattttgtttgacaaccaAATATCACAAATATCTGACCAAGCGTTCGCTGACACCCCACTCATACAACTGAATCTAGCAAACAATAACTTGACATCCTTCCCATCCAGAGCTTTGAATTCTGTGTCAAACAGCCTTCGGATTATAGATATTGCTGACAACATGATATCCCAACTTGAAAACTTTGTATGTCCTGGTCTTGAATTATCTGAACTCATCCTGGCTGGAAATCGTATTTCGACCATTGACGATAATGCCTTTGTAAATTGTACAGTTGGCatcactgatctggaggctaaCAGCTTAACCACTGTATCACCATTTTTCAAAGACTTTGTGTTACGAAGTGATAGTGTGTATATCAGTGAAAATCCCTGGGTGTGTGACTGCAACAGTGCCTGGTTTGCTGAGTTTATACGCGATATAGGATCTGTGAAATATAAACGATTTACCGACGCCCCAGATCCTGACTGTGGATCCCCAAGTGACTTTGAGCGAACCTATTTGAAGGACGCAGCCGGAAGGCTTGAGGTACTATGTCAGTCAACAACGATTCTCCCGTCCACTGATCACCTAACATCTGATGTCTTTATGCCTTCTTCCATAGTACTGGCAGCATCAAGTGCCGAAGTTACACACCTGTCTGTATCTAACACCGAATCGATGATGATGTCAGATCTAGCATACAGTGCTGGAAGTCAAACTGACGTGTTATCAATTTCTGTTTCAACGCATCCTAACATTGTGGTTTCTCTAGGATCATTAGATATGTCACAATCAACGCACAATCCTTCGTCCAAGGACGAATCGTCAATACAGCCATCAGATGTTCTCCTGCACACTTCAGATTCAATCATCCATTCGGTCTCGAAAACTGGTTTCTGGAATACTGTATCTGCAGGTTCTCAATCTGTTCTGCCATCTCATGCAACTCCACCACTGTCAGCAGTTGTCTCGTCCTCTGGAACCGCCTATCTCCTGGATATGTCTGTTGCGGTTCAGTCGTCTCTGTCAATGTATGAACCAAACACACCTGCCAGTAACTTGCACATGTGCTCCAAACTGGGGGACTGCGTGGATACTTCCCAGATGACGTTTCCTCTGTCTATCAGCATTTCAGACAATATACCTGTTCAGAGCAGATCACAGTCAGTAAGTGACAGTCATAACCCACCATCTCTGATGCCACCCagtgatgtttcatctgtatataATCCTAGAGACTCTAGCCAGATAATCATTCCCTCGCAGACAGCAAGTGACAGTGCAGTATCTCAGATTTCACAAGCACAAGCTAGTTATGTGTCATCATTATATAATCCTGGAGACTCTAGCCAGACTTCATCTCAGATTCTACTAGCACCACCCAGTGACGTTTCATCTGTATATAATCCCAGTGACTCAGTGCAGATGATCCTTCCGTCACAGACAGCAAGTGACATTGTGGCATCTCAGATTTCACTAGGACCACCCattgatgtttcatctgtatatcATCCGAGAGACTCTAGCCAGATAATCCGTCCCTCGCAGGCAGCAAGTGACAGTGCAGCATCGCAGATTTCACTAGGACCACCCagtgatgtttcatctgtatataATCCGAGAGACTCTGGCCAGATGATCCTTTTCCCACAGACAGTAAGTGACAGTTCAGCATCTCAGATTCTATTAGCATCACTCagtgatgtttcatctgtatataATCCCAGTGACTCTAACCAGATTATCCTTCCGTCACAGACAGCAAGTGATAGTGTGGCATCTCAGATTTCACTAGGACCACCCagtgatgtttcatctgtatatcACCCGAGAGACTCTAGCCAGATGCCACCGTCAGCAAGTGACAATCCGACACTTCTTGTTTCACTTAGACCATACAACGATGTTTCTTCCGTGTATTCTCCAAGGATCTCTAGCGGTGAGGCCATCTATCCATCATCAAATTACTTCTCGGGACCTTCACAAGTTAGTCCAACATTAACAGGTACCACAGTGTCCTTGTCACTGTCACACAACGGAGAATCTGGCATGCAAACGAACGCTCTCTCTTCTACAGAGGCACCAGGGTCTGCGGGCCAAAACTCAGCTACGATCACAACGGAATTTCCATTAGCTCCAATGACAACAATGGATGCATTTGGGACCCATTCATCTTCTCCAGTGACCACTACTGCACCAGATACAACATCCACCGATTCTATCATAACAGACAAAACTGTCACATCCACTGTAAAGGATACAACTGGTTCAACCACTACTACAGACACAGCAGCCGACTCGACAACTACATCAGACACAGCATCCGGTATAACAACTACATCGGACACAGCATCCGGTATAAAAACTACATCAGACACAGCAACCGGAACGACAACTACATCAGACACGGCAGCGGGTATAACAACTACATCAGACACAGCAACCAGTATAACAACTACATCAGACACAGCAACCGGAACGACAACTACATCAGACACAGCATCCGGTATAAAAACTACATCAGACACAGCAACCGGAACGACAACTACATCAGACACGGCAGCGGGTATAACAACTACATCAGACACAGCAACCAGTATAACAACTACATCAGACACAGCAACCGGAACGACAACTACATCAGACACAGCATCCGGTATAAAAACTACATCAGACACAGCAACCGGAACGACAACTATATCAGAGACGGCAGCGGGTACACCAACTACATCAGACACAGCAACCGGAACGACAACTACATCAGACACGGCAGCGGGTACAACAACTACATCAGACACAGCATCCGGTATAAAAACTACATCAGACACAGCAACCGGAACGACAACTATATCAGAGACGGCAGCGGGTACACCAACTACATCAGACACAGCAACCGGAACGACAACTACAGCAGACACGGCAGCGGGTACAACTACATCAGACACAGAATCCGGTATAACAACTACATCAGACACAGCAACCGGAACGACAACTACATCAGACACAGCAA CTGCGACCACAGAGAAAACATCCAACGGTCCACCCAGTACTGAAAGCGCTTCCAACTCTCAAGCGGCCACCATTGCCGGAGCAGTTACAGGAACCGTGGCGCTCATCACGGTGTGTGGTGCTGTAATATGGAAGTTCAAACTGGGGAGTAAATTGTGTCCTAAATCCACAGCAACGACTTCAAGTGTCCCTTCAGGTCCCTCCCAGCCTCCTACAACTACACAACCCCCGGCAGCCCAGTCGTCTACTACTAACAGCACTGGCGGGAACAACAATGGCGGTCCTCAAAATAAACCAGCAAACAAACTTAACGACATGCCGGAAGTCGAG CGAGAATCTGGCTTCAAAATACCGAAACCGCGAGGAATCGCAGAAACACCGCCACGTAGGATGGTGCCTGTCATGATTCCTCCACGTGCTCG AGTGGTTGAGCAGCAGGTTTACCATGAGGTGTTGCAGTTGGACCTGAGTGTGATTACCACTCATCGTATCTCGGAACTCACGTCAAGGACATCGATTACCTGTGCTCGAGCATGTTGCAACACCGACAACTGCGCTCTGTTCAACATCAACTCCAACGATGGTCTATGTCTCCTCTTCTCCACGTCCTTTTCATCTGGATTTAATAGAAACATTCCAGTTGGAGGCAGACTGTACTGGCGGGTGTCAG